In the Streptomyces coeruleoprunus genome, CGTACACCTGGTCCGGCGCGTCGCGCCAGGCCGCCAGGTCCAGGCAGCGCATGGTGCCGCCCAGCTCGGCGCGCTGGGGGATGACGTTCGGGGCGTGGCCCGCCTCGATGCGGCCCCAGGTGAGGACGAGGCCGGAGCGGGCGTCCACGCGGCGGGCGAGCAGGGCGGGGACGTCCGTGGCGACGCGGGCGGCGGCCGTGACCATGTCCGTGGTCAGGTGCGGGCGGGCCGTGTGGCCGCCGGGCCCGTCGAGGGTGACCTCCAGGCGGTCGCACGCCGAGGTGATGGCGCCCACGCGCAGCCCGATCTTGCCGGCGTCGACGCGCGGGTCGCAGTGCACGGCGATGATCTTGCCTACGCCGTCCAGGACGCCCGCCTCCACCGCGTCCACCGCGCCGCCGGGCAGGACCTCCTCGGCGGGCTGGAAGATCAGGCGGATCGGGCGGGGCAGCAGCCCCTGGCGGTGGAGGTCCGCGAGGACCAGGCCCGTGCCCAGGACCGTGGTGGTGTGAACGTCGTGGCCGCAGGCGTGGGCGCGGTCCGGGACCGTGGAGCGGTAGGGGCAGTCGACCTTGGTGTCCGGGATGGGGAGCGCGTCGATGTCCGCACGGATCGCCAGCATCGGCCGGTGGCCGTCCCAGGTGCCGATGTCACAGGTGAGCCCGGTGCCCCCGGGAAGAACCCGGGGGCGCAGGCCCGCGGCCTCCAGCCGGGCCTTGAGCGCGGC is a window encoding:
- a CDS encoding M20 family metallopeptidase; translated protein: MSREPEADVPGETPLLGTLPESLRTELIAFRRDLHMHPELGNQEFRTTAALKARLEAAGLRPRVLPGGTGLTCDIGTWDGHRPMLAIRADIDALPIPDTKVDCPYRSTVPDRAHACGHDVHTTTVLGTGLVLADLHRQGLLPRPIRLIFQPAEEVLPGGAVDAVEAGVLDGVGKIIAVHCDPRVDAGKIGLRVGAITSACDRLEVTLDGPGGHTARPHLTTDMVTAAARVATDVPALLARRVDARSGLVLTWGRIEAGHAPNVIPQRAELGGTMRCLDLAAWRDAPDQVYAAIDEVATLHGAKCTINYVRGVPPVVNDPVITELLREAMTRRCGPYAVEDTEQSLGGEDFSWYLEHVPGAMARLGVRRPGDPSRHDLHRGDFDVDEAAIKVGVELFTAAALIDAGAR